Proteins encoded by one window of Vanacampus margaritifer isolate UIUO_Vmar chromosome 17, RoL_Vmar_1.0, whole genome shotgun sequence:
- the LOC144037535 gene encoding uncharacterized protein LOC144037535, which produces MAEEAKMATGCKQLTVEHYFQRGKASTSEEYPESNAYSSEEWVQSDHGEDTDSGSLSSSEDCEDRGSCSQRRPTAVSTTKRAVARRAQSDASHTASHSEQNKECTSTSGSKKKDPINSGWHETGWQPTTFPFTAKPGPRGAAAELK; this is translated from the exons atggctgaagaagcgaaaatggcgaccggttgcaagcaacTCACGGTTGAGCATTATtttcaaagaggaaaagcatcgaccagtgaagagtaccctgagtccaatgcatattcatcggaggaatgggtacagtctgatcacggagaagacactgatTCGGGCAGTCTTTCATCCTCAGAAGACTgtgaag atcgtggatcgtgctcacagcgacgtcccactgcgGTTTctacgacaaagagag ctgtagCTCGTAGGGCTCAAAGTGACGCTTCTCACACAGCTTCTCacagtgagcagaataaag AATGtacatcaaccagtggatccaagaaaaaag atcccataaattctggctggcatgaaaCGGGCTGGCAGCCAACCACATTCCCCTTTACTGCAAAACCAGGACCAAggggtgccgcagcagagctgaagtAG